In the genome of Microtus pennsylvanicus isolate mMicPen1 chromosome X, mMicPen1.hap1, whole genome shotgun sequence, the window TCCTCTGTGGTGTCGTCCACATCGACATCAAACAGGGAGCCCAGGTAGGCCAAGTGGAAGACAGCCAGGGCCCCAAAGAGCAAGTTTAAGGCTCGTACCCTCAGGCCCTGTGGGGGACAGATGGATATATTTAGCAGCTGAACCTGCCCActgtcccccaccaccacctgtgCAGGGAAGCCCAGGGGGACACAAGGCACTGTGGGTCTCAGGAATGAGGATGCCCAGGGTACCCCGAGATAGGAAAGAGATGGTTCAAGGAGCCTCTTATGGGAGCTCAGAGGTATCCAAGGACGAGGGTGTTGGTAACCACGAGGGCGTCCAGGTTGGGGGAGATGCGAGCGTTCAGGCAGAGGAGCAAGAATGGTGGTGAGGGCTTTGAGCCAGGGGTTATGGTGATGAGCATCGTTGCCGGGTGGGAGACAAATGTGAGGTTGTCTGCATTTCTTATGgcaaacagaatgaaaacaacaacaaaaccaaaacaaatcccGCCCTGACCTAGAGGGCCcatctttcccctctccccatcaCTCTGCTCAGGCCACACTGGCCTCCTCACTGTTCCTCCGAGATTCCCAAGTTGGGGTGGGACTTTATGCTGGGTATCCCCTTTTCCTGAGATGCTCCCCTCCCTTAGCTCTTTTACTTAAAGAACTCACAAGTTGCCTCACCTATGGAGGCTTTCCTGATCTTCCCAACGAAAAGGGAAACCACCACCACACTTCCCATCCCCTTTCCCTTATGCTTAGCGCTACTCACAACCTGACAAACTACTATTAGCCTTGACTGACTTTACTGTCTCCCCAATTAAAATCTTTGTCCCACGGGGCCAAGACTTTGGCCTGCTTTGTTCACCACTTTGTCTCCAGCACCTAGAACCagcaggtgctcaataaatgttcaGTGGGGGGAACGAATGCCAGGTGTGTATACagcaggtgctcaataaatgccTGTTAGAGAAACAGATGCGAGTGAATAGAGGCGAGGTTTTAGGAATGGCTCAGGCACCAGAAGAGGAGGCTGGGCACCCGGAGACAGATAcaagatggagacagaagtgaCATTTTGGAAAGGGCAATGTTGGGTACAAGGTTACCCATGATGAACTCTCACCAAGCGATGCCGATGTGAACAGTCCGGCAGACAACGCTTAGACAAGATGCAGGCACTGAGGATCTGAGCCAGGCGCTTTCGGAGGACTGGACAGGGTGGGACGGCAGGTAGTGCGGTTAGTCTTTGGGACCACTGGAGCTGGCCTCCCATGAACCTTCCTCCCATTGGGACTCTACCAGGCTCTGCACTCACCATGTTCCACGTAGGTGATAAATGCCAGGGACAGCAGTACCGCAGCCAGGTGGAAACTGAAGCCCTGGAGAGTCGGGGAAGGAGACAATGAGAGCGATGAGACTCTGGTTCCCCCGCCCAGcttccctccatccaggtctgtcCAGCTCACATGCAGGAGGGCACTGGATGCGTAGGTGACCAGCACAGCTGAGAAGGTCCCCAGGCGGAGAGCATTCTTGAAAACATCTGCAGGCGAGAGAGATACAGGTTCAGATTGTCCGGAATGTCCACCAGCCCTTGCAGGGAGTGACAGGTAGGAAGATAACCACAATCTGTTGGGGCCCTCAGGATAAAGTCTATGATGTCCTCAACTGTTACAAGCCTGAAAACGAACTCCAAGTCTTCCTCCCATCCTGCTTCAGCCAGACTTCACAAGGCTAGCTAGTCAGTGGCAACTCTCCATCCTTCTAGGTCCTCAGGGCAAAATTCAACCTTCCCAACACACCTACACTCTTAGCAAATCTTATCAGTTCTTCCTTCAGAATCCACCAGAATCCTACATTTCCCTGTGCCCTGTTGCCACCACTCTTGCTGCTCCGGGCAGCTCCAGCGGCCCCCTTGCTGCTGTCACCCCTCTCTCCACTTGCCTTCATCTAGTCGAAGGGATCCAGTTACAAAAAGGCCAGGGGGATCCAGTTCCAACCCAAATGACTCTCCTCTGATCCTAGCCCTGCCCAGAGACACTATCTCTCAATGGTCCAGGAGTCTCTTGAGGATCTCTGATCTCATGTCCTGCTACTACCCCACCGTGCTCACTTTGTTCTTCCAATTCTGGGGATATAACTGAATGGCTTGCACACGCCCTACCCTGGAGTCATGTTTCCAGTCCCCCTACGACCTTCTTGCTGTCTCTCCGACACACCAGGCAAACTCGCACGTCAGGGCCTTAGCACCTGCTGTCTCGCCACCTGTCACATTCCTCCCCCACATATCTGCATTCCTTGCTCCTTCAGTGTCCTTAGATCTTTGCTCAAGTGTCAGGAAAACTTGCCCTGGATAAAGTACTTTCCAGACCACTCCCTGTTCCTTCCTTTTTCAACATCACTGTTACTACTCACGTCGGCATTTATCACTACCTGACTTACTGCGTATTTTTTTCCCTAATTATCCACCCTCCCAATTACCACTTTTACCAGGTTAGCAAATGTtgtgagttttttgttgttgttgttgttgttcctaacataccttgtttttgagacaggagctcatgtaGTACCCAAGGCTGACCTAAAAAcagctctgtagctgaggatgaccttgaacttccaagcctccagcctccacctccagagagctgggattacaaacaggtACCACACACCCAgtttttatgtggtgctagggatcaaaatCTTCGGTCTCATGACTACTAAACaagcactctacaaactgagctaCGCTAACAGCTAGCCGCTGCTGTGTCTTGGGTTTCATGActactagacaagcactctacaaactgagctaCGCTAACAGCTAGCCGCTGCTGTGTCTTGGGTTTCATGActactagacaagcactctacaaactgagctaCACTAACAGCTAGCCGCTGCTGTGTCTTCAGCTCCCACCATGCAGCAGTTGCCCACTAAATGTTTgctgtataaatgtatgaaaggGTCTGGGTTACCAACTTTTTTGGAGTGGTGACTTGGGGACTCACAGTTATTTAACCAATAAGACATGGGCAGGTTCCAGCTTGTGACAACTTCCACCATGGACCGGGGCAGCTCCACATTCAATGGTCTAGAGACTGTCAGGTCCCTTGTGGGCAAAACAGACATGCCATTACAGTTGGTATCAAGCTAGCTGGTTGCTATGCTTCCGTCTTGACTGGTTCCTTCTCAGGATCACCTCCCACCACCCTACACTTCCTCCAGGCAAAACCCTGTGGGAGAAGGGGCCCCAAAATCCTCCCCACCATTCCAGGTGGTCCTTCTCCTCCGTGAAGCCAGCCCCGGCCAATGTGGCTGTAGCCTCAGACAGAAAGCCCACAAAATAGTTGCTGAAGTGGAAGGAGACAGCACTCTCGTAGGCCCGCAGCCACCTGTGAAGAAAGGGCCAGGAAGGAAGGTATTACATCCAGGCCCAGACACGACACCCCCCCTCCATGTCTCAACATCGCGGCCTTGTGGACTCACCTTACCATGGTGCCCCTAGGGCCCCCAGAGGTCAGGAAtgcagcagagaggagagaaaagagagtcagagagacccTGGAAATTGGCCTGAGTTCTTCATAGATAAGACAGAAACACGGTAGCAAAAGAGGCAGACTCtgatggtcacacacacacacacacacacacacacacacacacacacacacacacacagagtcaggtGATTGATTGATTCCACATGGCTCAAATGAATGCATGAGCTGGCATATGACACAGCCCTACACACTAAAATGGCCACACAGCCAGACAAAAATGTTCTCAGCCTCTCAGCTCTCTAACCAGATTCAGTCACCTtataagacaataaaataaaaccttagtGAGACACAGAGACAGTTAAATGCCcactatgcacacatacacggtCAATTTCACAGACAATGTCAAAAGCAGAATAGTGCCCTGCATTCCAAAACATAAAGGTACTTCAATTAGGCCTGGGCTTTGTGCCCGACAATTTAACTCAGGGGCACTGGTCAAGTGACTTCACTTTTTTCAgtctcattctcttttcttttccgagacagggtttctctgtagctttggagcctgtcctgaactagctcttgtagaccaggctggtctcaaactcacagagatccgcctgcccctccttccaagtgctgagattaaaggcgtgcaacgcCTAGCCACTTTTTGGAGTCTCATTAGTATTAGACATAACCAAGAGCCAGTGAGTAAGGGTAGCGAGTCATACGATCAAACGGCTAGCAAACAGCCAGATACAGTCCTGGTCAAACAGGCACAGGCTCATAGCTTGTCATAATCCTTTAGGCAGATAGCACCAAGCAGTTTAAGACGGCAGACAAACTGCAGAGTCAATCACAAGCAGGCACACTGCATGCTGTACAGGCAGACCAGAATTACAGATAAGCCAGAATCACTGACCCAGGTTTACTCTAGCCAGTGACAGCCACACAAGCCCACCACTGACAATGCACAGCAAGCCAGTCAGGATTCTCAGCCCAACACTCAGGGAGTCAATGGCCACAGGCAAACAATTCAACTCTGTTATCAGGAGTCATGGACAATTTAGAGTCACCAACTAATACACACTTGCCGCTTTCCATTACAGTCACATAGCTTGTTTCTATTGGTACAACAGAAGGACATCCAGACACAGTAGTGTTGGAGTGTCAGTCATACACGGAGTCACTGAGCCAATCTTGGTCAAACAGACATCCACAGACAGACACTTGGTCTCTGTGCAGTAATGGGGTAGATGGTCAGTCAAATTCAGATGTCTGGAACCATATGGTCCAAGGCTCTGGCCCAGCCCTGGTCATCCCACTTGCCCTCAGCACCTGCCCTCATTTACCTGGCTTTGCGTTTCTTGCTGTAgtaacagaagacagacagaagcaTTAAGAGACAGGCTCAGAATTGGGAAGACCCCAGGCTCCTACCCAACCCCCTCACTGCTACACAGGGGCCTTGAAGGCTGTGCTCACTTGCGAAAGAGTCGATCACCGTCGAGGGGGATGAAGTAGGGGAAGAGGTAAGGGCCCACACAAGTGGACAGTACAAGGCACAGCAGGGCCAGCGCCAGGCTCCGGGCCACCTTCTTCAGCCATCGGCGGCTCTGTGGGATCAAGGATCCATGAACACTGCCCCATGGCGACTCCCACAGTCCCTGCCCACCTAGCCACCCAGGAGCTCACCAGTGGGCGGCCTTGGACAGCCTGTAGGTAGCTGTGGAAGGATATCCAGGGCCCAAAGACGATGGTGCCCACAAAGTAGAGGTAGCCCATGAACTCCACAGGTGAGGG includes:
- the Porcn gene encoding protein-serine O-palmitoleoyltransferase porcupine isoform X2 — translated: MATFSRQEFFQQLLQGCLLPTVQQGLDQIWLLLTICFACRLLWRLGLPSYLKHASTVAGGFFSLYHFFQLHMVWVVLLSLLCYLVLFLCRHSSHRGVFLSITILIYLLMGEMHMVDTVTWHKMRGAQMIVAMKAVSLGFDLDRGEVGAVPSPVEFMGYLYFVGTIVFGPWISFHSYLQAVQGRPLSRRWLKKVARSLALALLCLVLSTCVGPYLFPYFIPLDGDRLFRNKKRKARGTMVRWLRAYESAVSFHFSNYFVGFLSEATATLAGAGFTEEKDHLEWDLTVSRPLNVELPRSMVEVVTSWNLPMSYWLNNYVFKNALRLGTFSAVLVTYASSALLHGFSFHLAAVLLSLAFITYVEHVLRKRLAQILSACILSKRCLPDCSHRHRLGLRVRALNLLFGALAVFHLAYLGSLFDVDVDDTTEEQGYGMAYTVHKWSELSWASHWVTFGCWIFYRLIG
- the Porcn gene encoding protein-serine O-palmitoleoyltransferase porcupine isoform X3; the protein is MATFSRQEFFQQLLQGCLLPTVQQGLDQIWLLLTICFACRLLWRLGLPSYLKHASTVAGGFFSLYHFFQLHMVWVVLLSLLCYLVLFLCRHSSHRGVFLSITILIYLLMGEMHMVDTVTWHKMRGAQMIVAMKAVSLGFDLDRGEVGAVPSPVEFMGYLYFVGTIVFGPWISFHSYLQAVQGRPLSRRWLKKVARSLALALLCLVLSTCVGPYLFPYFIPLDGDRLFRKWLRAYESAVSFHFSNYFVGFLSEATATLAGAGFTEEKDHLEWDLTVSRPLNVELPRSMVEVVTSWNLPMSYWLNNYVFKNALRLGTFSAVLVTYASSALLHGFSFHLAAVLLSLAFITYVEHVLRKRLAQILSACILSKRCLPDCSHRHRLGLRVRALNLLFGALAVFHLAYLGSLFDVDVDDTTEEQGYGMAYTVHKWSELSWASHWVTFGCWIFYRLIG
- the Porcn gene encoding protein-serine O-palmitoleoyltransferase porcupine isoform X1 encodes the protein MATFSRQEFFQQLLQGCLLPTVQQGLDQIWLLLTICFACRLLWRLGLPSYLKHASTVAGGFFSLYHFFQLHMVWVVLLSLLCYLVLFLCRHSSHRGVFLSITILIYLLMGEMHMVDTVTWHKMRGAQMIVAMKAVSLGFDLDRGEVGAVPSPVEFMGYLYFVGTIVFGPWISFHSYLQAVQGRPLSRRWLKKVARSLALALLCLVLSTCVGPYLFPYFIPLDGDRLFRKGTMVRWLRAYESAVSFHFSNYFVGFLSEATATLAGAGFTEEKDHLEWDLTVSRPLNVELPRSMVEVVTSWNLPMSYWLNNYVFKNALRLGTFSAVLVTYASSALLHGFSFHLAAVLLSLAFITYVEHVLRKRLAQILSACILSKRCLPDCSHRHRLGLRVRALNLLFGALAVFHLAYLGSLFDVDVDDTTEEQGYGMAYTVHKWSELSWASHWVTFGCWIFYRLIG